A genomic region of Christiangramia sp. OXR-203 contains the following coding sequences:
- a CDS encoding citrate synthase: MSKTATFEFDGKKYEFPVTVGTEDEIGIDIKTLRGEAGLITLDPGFKNTGSCESAITFLDGEKGVLRYRGYAIEDLAEKADFLEVAYLLIFGELPDKSQLEKFTKDIKEQSHVDEEMKKILDGFPKSAHPMGVLSSLTSALIAFNPSSVDVSSEEDMYKAIVKILGKFPVLAAWTLRKKNSLPLNYGDEDLGYVENLHKMMFEKPNKSYSADKAVIEALDKLLILHADHEQNCSTSTVRMVGSSHAGLFASISAGISALWGPLHGGANQAVIEMLEKIKEDGGDTHKFMQKAKDKEDPFRLMGFGHRVYKNFDPRAKIIKKSADEVLGQLGVQDPVLDIAKGLEKEALEDDYFVKRKLYPNVDFYSGIIYRALGIPVEMFTVMFALGRLPGWIAQWREMRLRKEPIGRPRQIYIGENLRNFKPLGSR; this comes from the coding sequence ATGTCTAAAACAGCAACTTTCGAATTTGACGGAAAGAAATATGAATTTCCCGTTACTGTGGGAACTGAAGATGAAATTGGTATAGATATCAAGACGCTTCGTGGAGAAGCCGGACTTATCACATTGGATCCCGGGTTTAAGAACACTGGTAGCTGTGAAAGTGCGATCACCTTCCTTGATGGTGAGAAAGGAGTGCTTAGATATAGAGGTTACGCAATTGAGGATCTTGCTGAAAAAGCTGATTTTCTTGAAGTAGCTTACCTTTTGATTTTTGGCGAGCTTCCAGACAAGTCACAACTTGAAAAGTTTACCAAAGATATTAAAGAGCAGTCTCATGTAGATGAAGAGATGAAGAAGATCCTTGATGGTTTTCCTAAGTCTGCGCATCCAATGGGCGTTCTTTCATCATTGACCAGTGCTCTTATTGCATTTAATCCGTCTTCTGTAGATGTTTCTTCAGAAGAGGATATGTACAAAGCAATTGTAAAGATTCTTGGGAAATTCCCGGTACTTGCTGCATGGACATTGAGAAAGAAGAACAGTCTTCCGCTAAACTATGGAGATGAAGATCTTGGATATGTAGAGAATCTGCATAAGATGATGTTCGAGAAGCCAAATAAATCGTACAGTGCAGATAAAGCGGTGATTGAAGCATTAGATAAGCTATTAATTCTTCATGCAGATCATGAGCAAAACTGTTCTACTTCTACTGTAAGAATGGTAGGTTCATCGCATGCTGGGCTTTTTGCATCTATTTCAGCAGGTATTTCAGCACTATGGGGTCCTTTACACGGTGGAGCTAACCAGGCTGTGATCGAAATGCTTGAAAAGATCAAGGAAGATGGTGGTGATACGCATAAATTCATGCAAAAAGCAAAGGATAAGGAAGATCCATTCCGTTTGATGGGCTTTGGACACAGGGTTTACAAGAACTTCGATCCACGTGCCAAGATCATCAAGAAATCTGCAGATGAGGTATTAGGGCAATTAGGTGTACAGGATCCTGTTCTGGATATTGCGAAAGGACTGGAGAAAGAAGCTCTTGAAGACGATTACTTCGTAAAAAGAAAATTATATCCAAACGTAGATTTCTATTCAGGAATTATTTATAGAGCATTGGGAATTCCAGTAGAAATGTTTACCGTTATGTTTGCTTTAGGTAGACTTCCAGGATGGATCGCACAATGGAGAGAAATGAGACTTAGAAAAGAGCCAATTGGAAGGCCTCGACAGATTTATATTGGAGAGAACCTTAGAAATTTTAAACCACTTGGAAGCAGATAA
- a CDS encoding dimethylarginine dimethylaminohydrolase family protein, with translation MKLHISSETSRLRAVVLGTAKSIGPIPTLEEAYDPKSQEHIIAGTYPTEEDMVAEMDAVAAVLEKYDVQVFRPKIIEDYNQIFTRDIAFVIDDKFIKSNILPDRGQEIEAIEHVIKQIDPANIITLPEEAHIEGGDVMPMGDHIFIGTYKGEDYRNFITARTNQQAVDALIKEFPDKKVISFSLKKSNHIAKDNALHLDCCFQPVGKNKAIIYKGGFLIEEEYNWLVDFFGKENVYEITRDEMYHMNSNIFSISEDVVISEKGFTRLNAWLREQGITVEEVPYAEISKQEGLLRCSTLPLIRD, from the coding sequence ATGAAATTGCATATATCAAGTGAAACCTCCAGATTACGCGCAGTAGTGCTGGGAACCGCCAAAAGTATTGGCCCTATTCCAACTCTTGAAGAAGCATACGATCCCAAGTCTCAGGAACATATTATAGCTGGAACCTATCCAACTGAAGAAGATATGGTGGCAGAGATGGATGCTGTAGCCGCAGTGTTGGAGAAATACGATGTTCAGGTTTTCAGACCAAAGATCATTGAAGATTACAACCAGATATTTACACGGGACATTGCATTCGTGATCGATGATAAATTTATCAAATCGAACATTTTGCCTGACAGGGGTCAGGAGATCGAAGCTATAGAGCATGTAATCAAACAGATCGACCCAGCAAATATCATTACTTTGCCTGAGGAAGCTCATATTGAAGGAGGAGATGTGATGCCTATGGGGGATCACATATTTATTGGGACTTATAAAGGAGAGGATTACCGGAACTTTATTACAGCCAGAACAAACCAACAAGCTGTAGACGCCTTAATAAAAGAATTTCCTGATAAAAAGGTGATTAGTTTTAGTCTTAAGAAAAGCAATCATATTGCCAAGGATAATGCTTTGCACCTGGATTGTTGCTTTCAGCCTGTAGGTAAGAACAAAGCGATCATTTACAAAGGCGGATTTTTAATAGAAGAGGAATATAACTGGCTTGTCGATTTCTTCGGAAAAGAAAACGTCTATGAGATTACCCGTGATGAAATGTATCATATGAATTCCAATATCTTTTCTATTTCTGAAGATGTGGTAATTTCAGAAAAAGGATTTACACGACTGAATGCGTGGCTAAGAGAGCAGGGGATTACCGTAGAGGAAGTGCCTTATGCTGAAATATCGAAACAGGAAGGATTGCTTCGCTGTTCAACTTTACCATTAATCCGCGATTAA
- the ctlX gene encoding citrulline utilization hydrolase CtlX: protein MKQITDTILMVRPVNFRMNEQTAVNNYFQKKLDKSNVNSLATEEFDTFVNKLRDVGVKVIVVDDIKEEDTPDSIFPNNWVSFHSDGEIALYPMFAENRRKERRLEYFSKLEEAGLKINNIVDYTSAEEDDIFLEGTGSLILDRVNQKAYCAISPRADEDLVIEFCEDFEYTPVIFNAYQSVKDKRLPIYHTNVMMCLGEEFAVICLDTIDDKKERKNVVKHLKMDGKEIISISEEQMHEFAGNMLQVQGAEEKFLVMSARAHRSLSAEQVNTIEKHCKILSSEIETIETCGGGSARCMIAEVFLPKA, encoded by the coding sequence ATGAAACAGATTACAGATACCATTTTAATGGTTAGACCGGTAAACTTCAGGATGAACGAACAGACTGCGGTCAATAATTATTTTCAGAAGAAATTAGATAAATCTAATGTAAATAGTCTTGCAACTGAGGAGTTCGACACGTTCGTGAACAAACTGAGAGACGTGGGAGTAAAGGTGATCGTGGTGGACGATATTAAAGAAGAAGATACTCCAGATTCTATTTTTCCAAACAATTGGGTATCATTCCATAGTGATGGAGAGATAGCTTTGTATCCAATGTTTGCTGAAAACAGACGTAAGGAAAGACGACTGGAGTATTTCTCCAAGCTCGAGGAAGCTGGTCTTAAGATCAATAATATCGTAGATTATACTTCTGCGGAAGAAGATGATATTTTCCTAGAAGGAACAGGAAGTTTGATCCTGGATAGAGTGAATCAAAAAGCCTATTGTGCAATTTCACCTCGTGCAGATGAAGATCTGGTCATTGAGTTTTGTGAGGACTTTGAATACACACCGGTGATATTTAATGCCTATCAAAGTGTAAAGGACAAGCGACTACCAATCTATCATACCAATGTGATGATGTGTCTCGGTGAAGAATTTGCGGTTATATGTCTGGATACAATAGATGATAAGAAAGAGCGCAAAAATGTTGTAAAACATCTTAAAATGGATGGGAAAGAAATCATTTCCATTAGTGAAGAGCAAATGCACGAATTTGCGGGTAACATGTTACAGGTGCAGGGTGCAGAAGAAAAGTTTTTAGTGATGAGTGCCCGTGCACACAGAAGTCTTAGCGCGGAACAGGTGAATACTATAGAAAAGCACTGTAAGATCTTAAGTTCTGAGATCGAGACGATCGAAACTTGCGGAGGTGGAAGTGCTCGTTGCATGATAGCAGAGGTTTTTCTACCTAAAGCCTGA
- a CDS encoding BCCT family transporter has product MGFYCLGLLWIICIDIIAYSLFVEKQDIRLSSSFKVFHSNHWGKSIDILTILTTMIGLVAAIGLGTSQIEGGISHLQSKDPGNLLMNLLLVLVICVLAFFSAWAGVNKGIKRISNWNIYITILLLLFVFILGNIPEIISNFLNSLYHYIFDFIPLSLAGGNLDPGKQFLTDWTYYYWAFWLAWAPFTGVFIARISQGRSIRELIFGVLLIPSLGSFFWFSVFGTSAFEIIGDIATYNNEFSNVFTSLFIFFENYPLPAVSSLVVILLLISFLVTSVDSAIFVLSMFTDKGNTEPKKKYRLGWAVLIFIFCEAIIVLGQTKPDSNVLTAMQKFLIISSLPFAILSVIIIFLFSKKLLQKKN; this is encoded by the coding sequence ATGGGGTTTTACTGCCTGGGCCTTCTATGGATTATTTGCATTGATATCATTGCTTACAGTTTATTTGTAGAAAAACAGGATATACGACTAAGTTCCAGTTTCAAAGTATTTCATAGCAATCACTGGGGAAAATCTATTGATATTCTCACGATTCTAACCACCATGATCGGTTTAGTCGCCGCAATTGGACTTGGAACTTCGCAGATAGAGGGAGGAATAAGCCATTTGCAATCAAAAGATCCCGGGAACTTATTAATGAACTTGTTACTCGTTCTTGTTATATGTGTACTGGCCTTCTTCTCGGCCTGGGCTGGTGTAAATAAGGGTATAAAAAGGATCTCCAACTGGAATATTTATATCACTATTTTATTGCTCTTATTTGTTTTCATCCTGGGAAACATCCCTGAAATTATCTCCAATTTCCTGAATTCTTTATATCACTATATATTCGATTTTATCCCACTAAGTCTCGCCGGCGGTAATCTTGATCCAGGAAAGCAATTTCTTACCGACTGGACGTACTATTATTGGGCATTTTGGTTGGCCTGGGCGCCTTTCACCGGTGTGTTTATAGCCAGAATCTCGCAAGGCAGAAGCATTAGAGAGTTGATCTTTGGAGTTCTATTGATTCCTTCACTGGGAAGTTTCTTCTGGTTTAGTGTTTTTGGCACTTCTGCATTTGAAATCATCGGAGACATTGCTACTTACAATAATGAATTCAGTAATGTTTTTACATCTCTTTTTATCTTTTTCGAAAATTACCCTCTCCCTGCCGTATCCAGTTTAGTCGTCATATTACTGTTGATTAGTTTCCTGGTTACTTCAGTAGACTCGGCCATCTTTGTTCTTAGTATGTTTACAGATAAAGGAAACACAGAACCAAAAAAGAAATACCGCCTGGGTTGGGCGGTATTAATATTCATTTTTTGTGAAGCAATTATCGTTCTTGGTCAAACTAAACCAGATTCCAACGTACTCACGGCAATGCAAAAATTCCTGATCATAAGTTCACTTCCATTTGCGATATTAAGCGTAATTATAATCTTCCTCTTCAGTAAAAAACTTCTACAAAAGAAAAATTAG
- a CDS encoding BCCT family transporter: MKELLRNKVLTFSGSILLSGSVFIFLFTDKFYEAIENGSLWVREYFGTFYLWLGLGCVLFLLIIAISKIGRIRLGKSPPEYDRLSWIAMLYSAGMGAGILLRAVQEPVYMFLNPPIATGSAPEIISLEYTFYQWGFTAWAFYGLFALISLLTVYL; the protein is encoded by the coding sequence ATGAAAGAATTGCTTAGAAATAAAGTACTCACCTTCTCTGGTTCGATTTTATTATCAGGATCGGTTTTCATCTTTCTATTTACAGACAAATTTTATGAAGCTATAGAAAATGGATCTTTATGGGTTCGCGAATACTTCGGAACGTTCTACTTATGGCTTGGATTAGGTTGCGTTCTGTTCCTCCTTATAATCGCTATTTCAAAAATCGGAAGGATAAGATTAGGAAAATCTCCACCGGAGTATGACAGGTTATCCTGGATAGCTATGCTTTACAGTGCCGGAATGGGAGCAGGTATTTTATTGAGAGCTGTTCAGGAACCGGTGTACATGTTCTTGAACCCTCCGATAGCAACAGGTTCTGCTCCAGAAATCATCTCTCTGGAATATACATTTTATCAATGGGGTTTTACTGCCTGGGCCTTCTATGGATTATTTGCATTGATATCATTGCTTACAGTTTATTTGTAG
- a CDS encoding SDR family oxidoreductase, giving the protein MRILLTGANGYIGMRLLPQLLEQGHDVVCAVRNKHRFTSNEELREKVEIVEIDYLEDTKAPEAIKNIDAAYYLIHSMTGSTEDFDKQEAQAATNFNTMMAETSVEQVIYLSGIINEEELSKHLKSRKAVEEILYKGEFNVTVLRAAIIVGSGSSSFEIIRDLCEKLPVMVTPKWVDTRIQPIAIRNVIQYLIRVIGCEDCYNESYDIGGPDILTYKEMMLQYAEVRRLKLWILRVPIMSPKLSSYWLYFVTSTSYKLAQNLVDSMSVEVITKDTRLQELLNVDLIPYKEAIRMAFYKIEQNEVISSWKDSMSSGRFRRELNKYIQIPKYGCMQDKKCKEISDTEEVLERVWAIGGLTGWYYGNWLWKIRGYLDKLAGGVGLRRGRTHATKLHAGDSLDFWRVLLADKEEKRLLLFAEMKVPGEAWLEFKIDENNVLHQNATFRPKGLLGRAYWYAMYPFHFFIFEGMINKIAYGPSGKKS; this is encoded by the coding sequence TATTGGCATGAGGCTTCTGCCTCAATTACTTGAACAAGGTCATGATGTAGTATGTGCAGTTCGAAATAAACATAGATTCACTTCCAATGAGGAACTCCGGGAAAAAGTGGAGATCGTAGAGATCGATTATCTTGAAGACACAAAAGCTCCGGAAGCTATCAAAAACATCGATGCCGCCTATTATCTCATCCATTCGATGACCGGCTCTACTGAAGATTTTGATAAACAGGAAGCTCAAGCCGCTACGAACTTTAATACGATGATGGCTGAAACTTCGGTAGAACAAGTAATCTACCTCAGTGGAATTATCAATGAAGAAGAACTATCGAAACATCTAAAATCACGAAAGGCCGTTGAGGAAATCCTATATAAGGGAGAATTTAATGTTACCGTACTCCGTGCCGCGATCATCGTAGGGAGTGGGAGTTCATCCTTTGAGATCATACGCGATCTTTGTGAAAAGTTACCGGTGATGGTGACCCCAAAATGGGTAGACACACGTATACAACCAATTGCTATAAGAAATGTGATACAGTATCTCATTCGGGTTATTGGCTGCGAGGACTGCTATAACGAATCTTATGACATTGGCGGTCCCGATATTCTCACCTATAAGGAAATGATGCTACAATATGCAGAGGTCAGAAGATTAAAGCTTTGGATACTTCGTGTGCCTATCATGTCTCCAAAACTAAGTTCATATTGGCTATATTTTGTAACCTCAACATCCTATAAACTTGCGCAGAACCTGGTAGATAGTATGTCTGTTGAAGTGATCACAAAAGACACACGTTTGCAGGAACTTTTAAACGTTGACCTTATTCCGTATAAAGAAGCTATTAGAATGGCCTTCTATAAGATCGAACAGAATGAAGTCATCTCTAGCTGGAAAGACAGCATGAGTAGTGGTCGTTTTCGCAGGGAGCTGAACAAATACATACAAATACCCAAATACGGGTGTATGCAGGATAAGAAATGCAAGGAAATAAGCGATACTGAAGAAGTACTTGAAAGAGTATGGGCAATTGGTGGACTAACCGGATGGTATTATGGAAACTGGCTCTGGAAGATTAGAGGATATCTGGATAAACTTGCAGGTGGTGTTGGACTTCGCAGAGGCCGTACACATGCTACAAAACTTCATGCAGGTGATTCTCTAGATTTCTGGAGAGTTTTACTTGCCGATAAAGAAGAAAAAAGACTTTTGTTATTTGCAGAAATGAAGGTTCCCGGGGAAGCCTGGCTGGAATTTAAGATCGATGAAAACAATGTGCTTCATCAAAATGCCACTTTTAGACCGAAAGGACTTTTAGGTCGTGCTTACTGGTATGCGATGTACCCGTTTCATTTCTTCATATTTGAGGGGATGATCAATAAGATCGCCTATGGCCCCTCTGGAAAAAAATCTTAA